Proteins encoded in a region of the Rothia mucilaginosa genome:
- a CDS encoding tRNA (adenine-N1)-methyltransferase, with the protein MSSGTHTPTGAINRRGPFRPGERVQITDERGRITTITLAEGGEYHSHKGFLKHDDLIGAPEGTVIANTHGILYQALRPLYKDFVLSMPRGAAVVYPKDAAQIIVKADIFPGARVVEAGVGSGALSIALLRAVGDYGCVHSFERREEFADVARGNIETMFGGPHPAWKLSIGDLQDTLPQVEEPGSVDRVVLDMLAPWECLDAVAEALAPGGVLICYVATVTQMSRLVEGMRLDGRFTEPECDETIVRGWHVEGLAVRPDHRMVAHTAFLVVARRLADGAVRLAPKRRASKTDFSEEDMNAWIPMNVGEREVTDKKIRRAARDAKNLAAHAARANEIALEQNGTAQNDSAAAEATESAE; encoded by the coding sequence GTGAGCAGCGGCACCCACACCCCTACCGGCGCAATCAACCGCCGCGGCCCCTTCCGCCCCGGCGAGCGCGTCCAAATCACTGACGAACGCGGCCGCATCACCACCATCACCCTCGCCGAAGGCGGCGAATACCACTCCCACAAGGGCTTCCTCAAGCACGACGACCTCATCGGCGCACCCGAAGGCACCGTCATCGCCAACACTCACGGCATCCTCTACCAGGCGCTGCGCCCCCTCTACAAGGACTTCGTGCTCTCCATGCCGCGCGGCGCAGCCGTCGTCTACCCCAAGGACGCCGCGCAGATTATCGTCAAGGCAGACATCTTCCCCGGCGCACGCGTCGTCGAGGCAGGCGTCGGTTCTGGCGCACTGTCCATCGCCCTGCTGCGTGCAGTCGGCGACTACGGTTGCGTGCACTCCTTCGAACGTCGCGAAGAGTTCGCGGACGTCGCCCGCGGCAACATTGAAACCATGTTCGGTGGCCCCCACCCGGCGTGGAAGCTGAGCATCGGCGACCTGCAGGACACCCTTCCGCAGGTTGAAGAGCCCGGCAGCGTCGACCGCGTCGTACTCGACATGCTCGCACCCTGGGAATGCCTGGACGCTGTAGCGGAGGCGCTCGCACCCGGCGGCGTGCTCATCTGCTACGTTGCGACCGTGACCCAGATGTCCCGCCTGGTTGAGGGCATGCGCCTGGACGGCCGCTTCACCGAACCCGAATGCGACGAAACCATTGTGCGCGGCTGGCACGTGGAGGGCCTGGCGGTCCGCCCCGACCACCGCATGGTTGCACACACCGCGTTCCTGGTCGTGGCTCGTCGCCTGGCTGACGGTGCGGTGCGTCTGGCACCGAAGCGTCGCGCGTCCAAGACTGATTTCTCTGAAGAGGATATGAACGCGTGGATTCCCATGAACGTGGGTGAGCGTGAGGTGACCGATAAGAAGATTCGCCGCGCAGCCCGCGATGCGAAGAACCTTGCCGCTCACGCCGCACGCGCGAACGAGATTGCGCTCGAACAGAACGGTACCGCGCAAAACGACAGCGCAGCAGCTGAGGCGACTGAATCCGCCGAATAA
- the arc gene encoding proteasome ATPase: MSTHESADQAGTPQYGTAHSAASAAPHYSAAFGSTSLPGSQPVSAQEYDAVLRRLSAAEATRDNMSRQIRGAGEKNRKLVEAITSMRYQVERLRASLSQNVMPPLNSAIVLAVHEGQTMTYEQVADDKTPAEIDTYLDVQVSGRMMRIPVSPLIDLSTLTPGMTVLLNDKTEAVVALDTEPFGDVVTVREVLDEQRVLVDTSSGAQQVARVAGSLDIEQLRTGDAVTLDTRTRMLTSQVPASRSQELVLEEIPDVTYEQIGGLGAQIEQIRDAVELPYLHPEIFERYHLAPPKGILLYGPPGNGKTMIAKAVANSLAARAAALNPGSATRGYFLNIKGPELLDKFVGETERQIRDIFVAAREKAEAGHPVVVFFDEMESLFRMRGSGRSSDIETTIVPQLLAEIDGVESLQNVIVIGATNREDLIDAAVMRPGRLDLKIRINRPDVAGAAEIFGLYLTEDLPLDAAEVAAAGSTRAALTAMIAAAAGQLYARTPATAYAVATVDSSMAVGSGASANLSTHTLYRGDFASGAVIRNIVDRAKKAAIKEQLQALTAGADASSVGIGTRHLLEAVRAEFEDQVDLPPLPDIEDALTVAGVRGRLVSVEPPR; this comes from the coding sequence GTGTCCACCCACGAATCTGCAGATCAGGCAGGAACCCCCCAGTACGGCACCGCCCACAGTGCAGCCAGCGCGGCACCGCACTACTCGGCTGCTTTCGGGTCGACCTCCCTGCCCGGCAGTCAGCCCGTCAGCGCGCAGGAGTATGACGCCGTGCTGCGTCGACTCTCCGCGGCGGAGGCAACCCGCGACAATATGAGCCGACAGATTCGTGGTGCGGGGGAGAAGAACCGCAAGCTCGTTGAAGCAATCACCAGCATGCGCTACCAGGTGGAGCGTCTGCGCGCGTCCCTGTCGCAGAATGTTATGCCGCCGCTGAATTCGGCGATTGTGCTGGCGGTGCATGAGGGCCAGACCATGACCTACGAGCAGGTCGCTGACGATAAGACTCCCGCCGAGATTGACACCTACCTGGATGTTCAGGTGAGCGGGCGCATGATGCGTATTCCCGTGTCCCCGCTCATTGACCTGTCCACGCTGACCCCCGGCATGACCGTGCTGCTCAACGATAAGACCGAGGCGGTCGTTGCCCTAGACACCGAACCCTTCGGTGACGTGGTGACCGTGCGCGAGGTGCTGGATGAGCAGCGCGTGCTGGTTGATACGTCCTCGGGTGCTCAGCAGGTGGCGCGCGTGGCTGGTTCCCTCGACATTGAGCAGCTACGCACCGGTGACGCGGTCACGCTCGACACCCGCACCCGCATGCTGACCTCGCAGGTTCCCGCCTCCCGTTCGCAGGAGCTGGTTCTGGAAGAGATCCCGGACGTCACCTATGAGCAGATTGGTGGCCTGGGCGCGCAGATTGAGCAGATTCGCGACGCGGTGGAGCTGCCGTACCTGCACCCCGAGATTTTTGAGCGCTACCACCTGGCGCCGCCCAAGGGTATTCTGCTGTACGGTCCTCCCGGTAACGGTAAGACCATGATTGCTAAGGCTGTGGCGAACTCCCTGGCGGCTCGTGCAGCTGCGCTGAACCCGGGTTCGGCTACTCGCGGCTATTTCTTGAACATTAAGGGCCCCGAGCTGCTCGATAAGTTCGTCGGTGAGACGGAGCGCCAGATTCGCGATATTTTTGTTGCTGCCCGTGAGAAGGCGGAGGCGGGCCACCCGGTCGTCGTGTTCTTTGACGAGATGGAGTCGCTGTTCCGTATGCGCGGTTCGGGTCGTTCTTCCGATATTGAGACGACCATCGTGCCGCAGCTGCTGGCCGAAATTGACGGTGTGGAGTCGCTGCAGAACGTCATCGTGATTGGCGCGACCAACCGTGAAGACCTCATTGATGCCGCGGTGATGCGCCCGGGCCGACTCGACCTGAAGATCCGCATTAACCGCCCGGACGTCGCCGGTGCGGCAGAGATTTTCGGCCTGTACCTGACCGAGGACCTGCCCCTGGACGCTGCGGAGGTCGCTGCCGCCGGTTCGACCCGCGCCGCCCTGACCGCGATGATTGCGGCGGCGGCAGGTCAGCTGTACGCGCGCACCCCCGCCACGGCGTACGCTGTGGCGACCGTGGATTCTTCCATGGCCGTTGGTTCTGGTGCGAGCGCGAACCTGTCCACGCACACGCTGTACCGCGGCGATTTCGCTTCGGGCGCGGTGATTCGCAACATTGTGGACCGTGCGAAGAAGGCCGCGATTAAGGAGCAGCTGCAGGCGCTGACCGCCGGTGCGGATGCCTCGAGCGTTGGTATTGGTACCCGTCACCTGCTGGAGGCGGTGCGCGCCGAGTTTGAGGATCAGGTGGACTTGCCGCCGCTGCCCGATATTGAGGATGCGCTCACCGTTGCCGGTGTGCGTGGCCGCCTGGTGTCGGTGGAGCCGCCGCGCTAA
- the pafA gene encoding Pup--protein ligase has protein sequence MEHRIFGIESEFGLSYVPHGLGRLSIEESAAALFKPVLDQWRSTNVFLPNGGRLYLDVGSHPEYASAECGSIDELLAQERAGELLFADLARTARKRLLAGSEGRPLDGELYLFKNNVDSAGNSYGSHENYLISRKLQFNDLIKQLVPFLVTRQILVGAGKTHPQGGPVPGSTDPASSTGVPSYSFSQRADHIWEAASTSTSRARPLINTRDEPHADASKFRRMHVINGDSNMAEPTTLLKIASTDLVLRMLEDRFPVTSLDIVSVPAALRAISHDLTGTATFETTDGKHYTALSVQRHYLDAARQYVQQYGAHHRHVEYALDLWQRTLDAIESGDYSSIDTEIDWAIKKKLLDAYIARARAAGQPADYASARIRQLDLAYHDIDPDRSVFHALVRRGAVKRILPEGAAEAAKTQPPNTRALQRSRFINAAVAAGEQFTVDWVHLKLNAYPQHTLVCKDPFATGSEELEEVLSLLASKARQHQEAAFPPPC, from the coding sequence ATGGAACACCGTATTTTCGGCATTGAAAGCGAATTCGGGCTCAGCTACGTCCCGCACGGGCTCGGTCGGCTGAGCATCGAAGAGTCCGCCGCCGCCCTTTTCAAGCCCGTCCTGGATCAGTGGCGTTCAACGAACGTCTTCCTGCCCAACGGCGGCAGGCTCTACCTTGACGTGGGTTCGCACCCCGAGTACGCCTCCGCCGAGTGCGGCAGCATTGATGAGCTGCTCGCGCAGGAACGCGCCGGTGAGCTGCTGTTCGCTGACCTGGCGCGTACCGCCCGCAAGCGCCTGCTCGCCGGTTCGGAGGGTCGCCCCCTCGACGGTGAGCTGTACCTGTTCAAGAACAACGTGGACTCGGCGGGCAACTCCTACGGTAGCCACGAGAACTACCTGATTAGCCGCAAGCTGCAGTTTAACGACCTGATTAAGCAGCTCGTGCCGTTCCTGGTGACCCGCCAGATTCTGGTGGGCGCCGGCAAGACTCACCCGCAGGGCGGCCCGGTGCCCGGTTCGACCGACCCGGCGTCCAGCACGGGTGTGCCCTCGTACTCGTTCTCGCAGCGTGCTGACCACATTTGGGAGGCGGCGTCCACCTCGACCTCCCGCGCTCGCCCGCTCATTAACACTCGCGATGAGCCGCACGCGGACGCTTCGAAGTTCCGCCGCATGCACGTTATTAATGGCGACTCGAACATGGCGGAGCCGACGACCCTGCTGAAGATTGCCAGCACCGACCTGGTGCTGCGCATGCTGGAGGATCGCTTCCCGGTCACGAGCCTGGATATTGTGTCCGTCCCGGCGGCTCTGCGCGCCATCAGCCACGACCTGACCGGCACCGCAACCTTCGAAACCACGGACGGTAAGCACTACACGGCGTTGAGCGTTCAGCGTCACTACCTGGATGCGGCACGCCAGTACGTGCAGCAGTACGGCGCGCACCACCGTCACGTGGAATACGCCCTGGACCTGTGGCAACGCACCCTGGACGCTATCGAGTCCGGCGACTACAGCAGCATCGATACTGAGATTGACTGGGCGATTAAGAAGAAGCTCCTGGACGCGTACATTGCCCGCGCCCGCGCGGCTGGTCAGCCTGCCGATTATGCGAGTGCCCGCATCCGTCAGCTGGATTTGGCGTACCACGACATCGACCCGGACCGTAGCGTCTTCCACGCGCTGGTTCGTCGCGGTGCGGTCAAGCGCATCCTGCCTGAAGGTGCTGCGGAGGCGGCGAAGACTCAGCCGCCGAACACTCGCGCTCTGCAGCGTTCGCGTTTCATTAATGCGGCGGTTGCGGCGGGGGAGCAGTTCACCGTGGATTGGGTGCATTTGAAGCTCAACGCCTACCCGCAGCACACGCTGGTGTGTAAGGACCCGTTTGCTACCGGCAGCGAGGAGCTTGAGGAGGTGCTGAGCCTGTTGGCGTCTAAGGCGCGTCAGCATCAGGAGGCGGCATTCCCGCCGCCCTGCTAA
- a CDS encoding type ISP restriction/modification enzyme, which produces MTDFNSLIAEFGRQVRENLRVGDGEPEAQLTNPVATLLQDFGALHSMKVVTVRETSLKTAGGGLVSEGLVRPDYAIMVDGVLTGYVELKAPGKNIDPASFTKKSHEYKQWQRLRNLPNLLYTNGTEWRLYRYGEPVLTSTGYDAVHMHGSFSGHGTLSAPDALATFFLNFLRWVPAPIKSAGQLVETLAPLAALLREEMLLGLSAQEKTYKADQAKAKKKGEEDFVIPPPLVGLRKDWRDTLAPSTSNEEFADSFAQTVVFSLVVALSEGHDLSLETFSTMAGRLRSQHGLLGNALSLLTEHLDEESSLYSTLAVIVRVMNAASWPDISSGKSDVYLHLYEHFLKVYNPEQRKTTGSYYTPVEVVDQMVRLVDDALRAYLGKEHGLASEGVSVIDPAMGTGTYPLSVMHRVAKTESLAPAARTRALNRLAKNLYGFELQSGPFSVAELRLNETLKEMGADIPEDGLNLYVADTLSDPYAKQKPVNSQTLRLLSQLSNKATRVKREVPIQVCIGNPPYKDKAEGMGGWVESGFRSPEVASPILDDFRAPGMGKFEYVLKNLYVYFWRWAFWKVFEDSFRALEGQPDRSKRAGAVCFITASGYLKGPGFAGMREYIRRSASRGWIINVTPEGKRPPKGTAVFDIETPVSIALFLREENTDEETPADIRYVALHGKLEEKMQALAALNLDGAEFEPVRSGWGDKFAPEAGGDWDSYPELVDFYTKNFQGIKPNKTWVYAPAETVLQERWVELIEGNDLEVRTERFKETPSTSIFKGKKPLPGKDTFQGSRESLNDQIAREVIPDAPNIVPVGYRSFDRQYILADSRLLERERPELWEHRVPGQIFIVEQHAHYPKAGPGLHFSTLIPDLDAFNNRGGRAHPVLNVSGVPNLTEPAKQMLRERFGDNAPGNLVYYLAALTGHPGYVRTFDKPLQQAGIRVPLTADPKLWERAVQLGKQVVWLHTYGERGEPLPGMKYLHQIPEGADYVLPTPTVDMGRTMPTKQPSFLPNSVTDELAEKQNTPVRGTVSFGRARCENVEKRVFDYTVGGNRVLGMWAKYRLKKPKTNRSSSLNDIVQREWPEAWSEEYERLLYTLTHLVHLEPAQEKLLDEVLAGEQIFREEFVDTED; this is translated from the coding sequence GTGACTGATTTCAACTCACTAATTGCCGAGTTCGGCAGGCAGGTGCGGGAGAATCTGCGCGTTGGGGATGGTGAACCGGAGGCTCAGCTGACGAACCCGGTCGCTACCCTGTTGCAGGACTTTGGCGCTTTGCATTCGATGAAGGTTGTGACCGTCCGTGAAACCTCGCTGAAAACCGCGGGGGGGGGTCTAGTTTCTGAGGGTCTGGTTCGCCCCGATTACGCCATCATGGTCGATGGTGTTTTAACCGGTTACGTGGAGCTGAAGGCTCCGGGTAAGAACATTGATCCCGCTTCTTTCACTAAGAAGAGCCACGAGTATAAGCAGTGGCAGCGTCTGCGGAACCTTCCTAACCTTTTGTACACCAACGGCACCGAATGGCGTCTGTACCGTTATGGCGAACCGGTGCTGACAAGCACCGGGTACGACGCGGTGCATATGCATGGTTCTTTTAGCGGCCATGGCACGCTGAGCGCACCGGATGCTCTCGCGACGTTCTTCCTCAACTTTTTGCGTTGGGTTCCCGCTCCGATTAAGAGCGCTGGACAGCTGGTGGAAACTCTCGCTCCCCTTGCGGCTTTGCTACGTGAAGAGATGCTTTTGGGTCTTTCCGCGCAGGAAAAGACCTATAAAGCGGATCAGGCGAAAGCTAAGAAGAAGGGCGAGGAAGATTTTGTGATTCCTCCCCCGCTGGTGGGTCTACGTAAGGATTGGCGCGATACTCTCGCCCCGAGTACCAGTAATGAAGAGTTTGCCGATAGCTTTGCACAGACGGTGGTGTTTTCGCTGGTGGTTGCTCTCTCAGAAGGTCACGACCTGAGCCTTGAGACGTTCTCGACCATGGCGGGTCGTTTGCGTTCTCAGCATGGCCTGCTGGGCAATGCGTTGAGTCTTCTCACTGAGCATCTGGATGAGGAAAGTTCCTTGTATAGCACTTTGGCTGTTATTGTGCGTGTGATGAACGCTGCGTCATGGCCAGATATTTCCAGCGGTAAGTCAGACGTATACCTGCACCTTTATGAGCACTTCCTGAAGGTCTATAACCCCGAGCAGCGTAAGACAACTGGTAGCTACTACACCCCCGTTGAGGTGGTGGACCAGATGGTGCGCCTGGTAGATGACGCTCTGCGTGCCTACCTGGGCAAGGAACACGGTCTGGCGAGTGAGGGTGTGTCCGTGATTGACCCGGCGATGGGTACCGGCACCTATCCTCTGTCGGTGATGCATAGGGTGGCGAAGACGGAGAGCCTCGCTCCCGCTGCACGTACTCGTGCCCTGAACCGTCTGGCAAAGAACCTGTACGGCTTTGAGCTACAGTCGGGTCCTTTCTCCGTGGCTGAGCTCCGTCTGAACGAGACGCTTAAAGAGATGGGTGCTGATATTCCTGAGGACGGTCTAAATCTCTATGTAGCTGATACTCTGAGCGACCCCTACGCTAAGCAGAAGCCGGTGAACAGTCAGACCCTGCGCCTGCTCTCTCAGCTGTCGAATAAGGCAACTAGGGTGAAGCGTGAGGTGCCCATTCAGGTGTGCATTGGTAATCCGCCGTATAAGGATAAGGCGGAGGGTATGGGCGGCTGGGTGGAGTCGGGTTTCCGCTCACCCGAAGTTGCCTCCCCTATTCTGGATGACTTCCGTGCCCCCGGCATGGGCAAGTTCGAGTATGTGCTGAAGAACCTGTACGTCTACTTCTGGCGCTGGGCTTTCTGGAAGGTCTTTGAGGATTCTTTCCGTGCTTTGGAGGGTCAGCCCGATAGATCCAAACGTGCAGGTGCGGTCTGTTTTATTACCGCATCTGGCTATCTGAAGGGACCGGGATTCGCAGGGATGCGTGAATATATTCGCCGTTCCGCCAGCCGTGGATGGATTATTAACGTGACCCCTGAGGGTAAGCGCCCACCCAAGGGAACAGCTGTTTTCGATATCGAGACTCCGGTATCTATTGCTCTGTTCCTGCGTGAAGAAAATACCGATGAGGAAACCCCTGCGGATATCCGCTACGTTGCCCTGCACGGAAAACTTGAGGAGAAAATGCAGGCTCTTGCCGCCCTCAACCTGGATGGCGCAGAGTTTGAACCGGTGCGTTCCGGGTGGGGTGATAAGTTCGCTCCCGAAGCGGGTGGTGACTGGGATAGCTACCCCGAATTGGTAGATTTTTATACCAAAAATTTCCAGGGGATAAAACCCAACAAGACCTGGGTCTATGCTCCCGCTGAAACTGTATTGCAGGAACGCTGGGTGGAACTTATCGAAGGTAATGATTTAGAAGTACGTACTGAGCGTTTTAAGGAGACGCCTAGCACCAGTATCTTCAAAGGTAAAAAACCACTTCCCGGGAAGGATACTTTCCAAGGGAGTCGTGAAAGCCTTAACGATCAGATTGCTCGCGAGGTTATTCCGGATGCGCCAAATATTGTACCGGTAGGATATCGTTCCTTTGACCGGCAGTACATCTTGGCTGATTCTCGTCTTTTGGAGAGGGAACGTCCTGAGCTATGGGAGCATCGCGTCCCAGGGCAGATTTTTATTGTGGAGCAGCACGCACACTACCCCAAGGCGGGCCCGGGTCTTCATTTCAGCACCCTCATCCCTGATTTGGATGCTTTTAATAATCGTGGTGGCCGTGCTCACCCGGTGCTAAACGTGAGCGGTGTCCCCAACCTCACCGAACCTGCCAAGCAGATGCTACGTGAACGTTTCGGCGACAATGCCCCCGGCAATCTCGTTTACTACCTGGCGGCACTTACTGGACATCCCGGATACGTGCGCACCTTTGACAAGCCACTCCAGCAGGCGGGTATTCGTGTGCCCCTCACCGCTGACCCGAAGCTCTGGGAACGCGCCGTTCAGCTTGGTAAGCAGGTCGTGTGGCTGCACACCTACGGTGAGCGCGGCGAGCCGCTACCGGGTATGAAGTACCTACACCAGATTCCCGAAGGTGCAGACTACGTCCTGCCGACCCCGACGGTAGACATGGGCAGGACAATGCCAACCAAACAACCTAGTTTCTTGCCGAACTCAGTAACCGATGAGCTTGCTGAGAAACAGAATACTCCTGTGAGGGGTACCGTCTCCTTCGGTCGGGCACGCTGTGAGAACGTGGAGAAGCGCGTTTTCGACTACACCGTCGGGGGTAATCGGGTACTAGGTATGTGGGCTAAGTACCGCCTCAAGAAGCCGAAGACAAACCGGAGCTCCTCGCTCAACGATATTGTTCAGCGAGAATGGCCGGAAGCTTGGAGCGAAGAGTATGAGCGGTTGCTCTACACTCTTACGCACCTGGTGCATCTGGAACCCGCTCAGGAGAAACTCCTTGATGAGGTTCTCGCCGGTGAACAGATTTTCCGCGAGGAATTTGTAGATACCGAAGACTAG
- a CDS encoding FKBP-type peptidyl-prolyl cis-trans isomerase, translated as MTKRSKLTIFGASAAALALALSACGAQSNNGDLSKVQYTLKNATAEPEASFATPFAASSPSAYVIEEGNGDSINDGDYVLVEAAVFNGTDGKLNGSTYSSEPILLPINDQLKQAAPQVYETLKKIKVGGSFSYTTNVLQQRSTAGVTTTTASPGAATNVEVYTVKTKLPKYATGKAVEADPSLPSFTLDESTGKAEIKLPDNKPEVTELTAKTLVEGEGPEVKETDTVYVRYIGVQYSDGKVVDGNYDAATPMGISLQGVIKGWTQGLKGKKVGSRVELVIPADLAYGNDTGGSKPSGTLVFVVDILGAEENPQTLQRAQAASSAAAAEASASATATPAATASATAQ; from the coding sequence ATGACCAAACGCTCTAAGCTCACTATTTTCGGTGCCAGCGCGGCAGCTCTCGCGCTCGCACTGTCTGCATGTGGCGCACAGTCTAATAATGGCGACCTGTCTAAGGTGCAGTACACCTTGAAGAACGCGACCGCTGAGCCGGAGGCGTCTTTCGCGACTCCCTTCGCCGCTTCTAGCCCCTCCGCGTACGTGATTGAGGAAGGTAACGGCGACTCCATCAACGATGGTGACTACGTGCTCGTTGAGGCTGCCGTATTCAACGGCACCGACGGCAAGCTCAACGGTTCCACTTACTCCAGCGAGCCGATTCTGCTGCCGATTAACGATCAGCTGAAGCAGGCTGCACCGCAGGTGTACGAAACCCTGAAGAAGATTAAGGTTGGCGGTTCTTTCTCGTACACCACCAACGTTCTGCAGCAGCGCAGCACCGCGGGCGTGACCACTACGACCGCTTCGCCCGGTGCCGCAACTAACGTTGAGGTGTACACCGTAAAGACGAAGCTGCCCAAGTACGCAACCGGTAAGGCTGTCGAGGCTGACCCGTCGCTGCCGTCCTTCACTCTGGATGAGTCCACCGGCAAGGCTGAGATTAAGCTGCCCGATAATAAGCCTGAGGTCACCGAGCTGACCGCTAAGACCCTCGTTGAGGGCGAGGGCCCCGAGGTCAAGGAAACCGACACCGTGTACGTGCGCTACATTGGCGTGCAGTACTCCGACGGTAAGGTTGTCGACGGCAACTACGACGCCGCCACCCCGATGGGCATCTCCCTGCAGGGCGTTATCAAAGGCTGGACTCAGGGTCTGAAGGGTAAGAAGGTCGGCTCCCGCGTTGAGCTGGTCATCCCGGCGGACCTGGCGTACGGTAACGACACCGGCGGTTCCAAGCCTTCGGGTACTCTGGTGTTCGTGGTTGATATTCTGGGTGCGGAGGAGAACCCGCAGACCCTGCAGCGTGCCCAGGCGGCTTCTAGCGCGGCTGCTGCGGAGGCGAGCGCCTCGGCAACCGCAACCCCGGCGGCTACCGCTTCGGCTACCGCGCAGTAG
- the dop gene encoding depupylase/deamidase Dop, translated as MNSTPSYGVHRIMGAETEYGVIAPSAPGTNPTVLSALVVNTYAKLAFRRGAAFREQLQRRALAEELTAEQARQAENYSTTTPEGQWLGESESPLRDAFGQVQDASTAHSSQMTHTRTELTSEDIALEIMREAGVQAPGEPAEPRSALDALAGVHGRGGFPERLDWDRVTMNAILPNGARLYVDHAHPEYSSPEVLTPADAVLYDAAGDALAYESLVELDNHAQDLPQVKLYKNNTDSKGQSYGAHENYLISRDVPFEQVADALLPFFATRAIFTGAGRVGIGTHGEVPGFQISSRADFFERTIGLETTIRRPIVNTRDEPHADESKYRRLHVIPADANMSHYSNLLKFGTAALVMNLIESHSEQAPVLPGVRLSDPVAAMHAVSHDLSLSVQLPLAPSSATLPNPVSTSGSASALQIQRAYYEASRAHEESNPAGVDAATAQILDLWGEVLDALETNPLSLADRLDWVAKYALVRGYVAQGVDYANPKLKALDLQYADIDPSKSLYHRLVARGRMRTLFSAEQIERATTEPPRETRAFLRGTLMARWPEEILGINWDTVSCRGRYSKDLTRFTMMEPTRYGAAEVEPLLDEVNHSDELLNRLR; from the coding sequence ATGAACTCCACCCCCAGCTACGGCGTGCACCGCATTATGGGTGCCGAAACCGAGTACGGCGTCATCGCCCCCTCCGCGCCGGGCACCAACCCGACCGTGCTGTCCGCACTGGTGGTCAACACCTACGCCAAGCTCGCCTTCCGCCGCGGCGCCGCCTTCCGCGAGCAGCTGCAGCGCCGCGCCCTGGCGGAGGAGCTGACCGCCGAGCAGGCACGCCAGGCAGAGAACTACTCGACCACCACCCCCGAGGGTCAGTGGCTGGGTGAGTCCGAGTCGCCGCTGCGTGACGCGTTCGGCCAGGTTCAGGACGCCTCCACCGCCCACTCGAGCCAGATGACGCACACCCGCACCGAGCTGACCAGCGAAGACATCGCCCTGGAGATCATGCGTGAGGCGGGCGTTCAGGCACCGGGTGAGCCCGCCGAGCCGCGCAGCGCCCTGGATGCGCTCGCCGGTGTGCACGGCCGCGGTGGTTTCCCGGAGCGTCTGGACTGGGACCGCGTGACCATGAATGCGATTCTGCCTAATGGTGCGCGCCTGTATGTGGATCACGCGCATCCGGAGTATTCGTCGCCGGAGGTTCTGACCCCCGCCGACGCGGTGCTCTATGACGCTGCCGGTGACGCGCTGGCGTACGAGTCGCTGGTGGAGTTGGACAACCACGCGCAGGATTTGCCGCAGGTGAAGCTGTACAAGAACAATACCGATTCGAAGGGCCAGTCGTACGGCGCCCACGAAAACTACCTGATTAGCCGTGATGTTCCGTTTGAGCAGGTTGCGGATGCGCTCCTGCCGTTCTTTGCGACCCGCGCAATTTTTACGGGTGCGGGCCGTGTGGGTATTGGTACGCACGGTGAGGTTCCGGGTTTTCAGATTAGTTCGCGTGCTGATTTCTTTGAGCGCACGATTGGTCTGGAGACCACGATTCGCCGCCCGATTGTGAATACGCGCGATGAGCCGCATGCGGACGAGTCGAAGTACCGCCGCCTGCACGTGATTCCGGCGGATGCGAACATGTCGCACTATTCGAACCTGTTGAAGTTTGGCACGGCGGCGCTGGTGATGAACCTGATTGAGTCGCACAGCGAGCAGGCTCCGGTTCTGCCGGGTGTGCGTCTGTCTGATCCGGTGGCGGCGATGCACGCGGTCAGCCACGATTTGTCGCTGTCGGTTCAGCTGCCGTTGGCGCCGTCTTCGGCGACCTTGCCGAACCCGGTGTCCACGAGCGGTTCTGCGAGTGCCCTGCAGATTCAGCGCGCCTACTATGAGGCCTCCCGCGCGCACGAGGAGTCGAACCCGGCGGGTGTGGATGCCGCGACCGCGCAGATTCTTGATCTGTGGGGCGAGGTTCTGGATGCCCTGGAAACCAACCCGCTCTCGCTGGCGGATCGTCTGGATTGGGTGGCGAAGTATGCGCTGGTGCGCGGCTATGTCGCTCAGGGCGTAGATTATGCGAATCCGAAGTTGAAGGCTCTGGATTTGCAGTACGCTGATATTGACCCGTCGAAGAGCCTGTATCACCGTCTGGTGGCGCGTGGCCGTATGCGCACGCTGTTCTCTGCGGAGCAGATTGAGCGTGCGACGACTGAGCCGCCGCGTGAGACGCGCGCGTTTTTGCGTGGCACGTTGATGGCGCGTTGGCCGGAGGAGATTCTGGGTATTAACTGGGATACGGTATCCTGCCGCGGCAGGTATTCGAAGGATTTGACTCGTTTTACGATGATGGAGCCGACCCGCTACGGTGCCGCCGAGGTGGAACCGCTGCTGGATGAGGTGAACCATTCGGATGAGCTGCTGAACCGCCTGCGCTAG
- a CDS encoding ubiquitin-like protein Pup — translation MSRERINAQQTETTAAEQEQELTLAASHVVSDVSEVDDLLDEIDGLLAENAEDFVTGFVQKGGE, via the coding sequence ATGAGCCGCGAACGCATTAACGCGCAGCAGACCGAAACCACCGCAGCCGAGCAGGAGCAGGAACTGACCCTAGCCGCCTCCCACGTTGTCTCTGACGTGAGCGAGGTCGACGACCTGCTCGACGAAATTGACGGCCTGCTCGCTGAGAACGCTGAAGACTTCGTCACCGGCTTCGTCCAGAAGGGCGGCGAGTAA